Proteins from a single region of Pseudomonas fulva:
- a CDS encoding HAL/PAL/TAL family ammonia-lyase, giving the protein MTTQQPETVTFGAQPLRLEQIVSLAQRTVRGALDESPAWRERIARGARFVDSLLDREGMIYGITTGYGDSCVVAVPLHQVEALPRHLYTFHGCGLGKLLDEQATRAVLAARLQSLCQGMSGVRLELLERLQAFLDHDVLPLIPEEGSVGASGDLTPLSYIAATLCGEREVMYRGKRRSAAEVHAELGWTPLVLRPKEALALMNGTAVMTALACQAYSRADYLLKLATRITALNVVALQGNPEHFDERLFAAKPHPGQNQVAAWIRQDLAIDAPTAPLHRLQDRYSIRCAPHVLGVLADSLGLLRQFIENELNSANDNPLIDPDEERVLHGGHFYGGHIAFAMDSLKNLIGNLADLLDRQLALLVDTRYNHGLPSNLSGAPVETAMINHGFKAVQIGASAWTAEALKNTLPASVFSRSTECHNQDKVSMGTIAARDALRSLELAEQVAAATLLAANQGVWLRRRAEATVLPAALAEMHGQLGEDFPPLLEDRALEGELRLCLQRIRAQHWSLYA; this is encoded by the coding sequence ATGACAACACAGCAGCCTGAAACCGTGACCTTCGGCGCGCAGCCGCTGCGTCTCGAGCAGATCGTCAGCCTGGCCCAGCGCACCGTGCGCGGCGCGCTGGACGAGAGCCCTGCATGGCGCGAGCGCATCGCCCGCGGTGCGCGCTTCGTCGACAGCCTGCTGGACCGCGAAGGCATGATCTACGGCATCACCACCGGCTATGGCGACTCCTGCGTGGTGGCCGTGCCGCTGCATCAGGTCGAGGCGCTGCCGCGTCACCTGTACACCTTCCACGGCTGCGGCCTGGGCAAGCTGCTCGACGAGCAGGCCACCCGCGCCGTGCTGGCCGCGCGTTTGCAGTCGCTGTGCCAGGGCATGTCCGGCGTGCGCCTGGAGCTGCTCGAACGCCTGCAGGCGTTTCTCGACCACGACGTGCTGCCGCTGATCCCGGAAGAAGGCTCGGTGGGCGCCAGCGGCGACCTGACGCCGCTGTCCTACATCGCCGCAACCCTGTGTGGCGAGCGTGAGGTGATGTATCGCGGCAAGCGCCGCAGCGCTGCCGAGGTGCACGCCGAGCTGGGCTGGACACCCCTGGTGCTGCGCCCCAAGGAAGCCCTGGCGCTGATGAACGGCACTGCGGTGATGACCGCCCTGGCCTGCCAGGCCTATTCCCGTGCCGACTATCTGCTCAAGCTGGCCACGCGCATCACCGCGCTCAACGTCGTCGCCCTGCAGGGCAACCCGGAGCACTTCGACGAGCGCCTGTTCGCCGCCAAGCCGCACCCGGGCCAGAACCAGGTGGCCGCATGGATCCGCCAGGACCTGGCCATCGACGCCCCGACCGCGCCGCTGCACCGCCTGCAGGACCGCTACTCGATCCGCTGCGCACCCCACGTGCTCGGCGTGCTGGCCGACAGCCTGGGCCTGCTGCGCCAGTTCATCGAGAACGAGCTGAACAGCGCCAACGACAACCCGCTGATCGACCCGGACGAAGAGCGTGTGCTGCACGGCGGGCACTTCTACGGCGGGCATATCGCCTTCGCCATGGACAGCCTGAAGAACCTGATCGGCAACCTCGCCGACCTGCTCGACCGCCAGCTCGCCCTGCTGGTCGACACCCGCTACAACCACGGCCTGCCGAGCAACCTGTCCGGCGCGCCAGTGGAAACCGCGATGATCAACCACGGCTTCAAGGCCGTGCAGATCGGCGCCAGCGCCTGGACCGCCGAAGCCCTGAAGAACACCCTGCCGGCCAGCGTGTTCTCGCGCTCCACCGAGTGCCACAACCAGGACAAGGTGAGCATGGGCACCATCGCCGCCCGCGACGCCCTGCGCAGCCTGGAGCTGGCCGAGCAGGTCGCGGCCGCCACGCTGCTGGCCGCCAACCAGGGCGTGTGGCTGCGCCGGCGCGCCGAAGCCACCGTGCTGCCGGCCGCCCTCGCCGAGATGCACGGGCAACTGGGCGAAGACTTCCCGCCACTGCTCGAGGACCGCGCCCTGGAAGGCGAACTGCGCCTGTGCCTGCAACGCATCCGCGCCCAGCACTGGAGCCTGTATGCCTGA
- a CDS encoding glycosyl transferase, with product MDRSRHWAGQRERGSFALMKLTALAARHLGRRALSPLLYLIVAYFFLFGAKARRSIHQYQHNLASWSARAELRPTRRSVFAQFMAFADSLLDKLDVWSARLKLSDVELVDPHGLHDQMSGNRGQLLVGAHLGNLEVCRALAELSAEVRMNVLVHTRHAEQFNRLLKESGASNLRLIQVSELDPAVMMRLAEHLERGEWLAIAGDRVPLHGERTVEVNFLGHSAPLPQGPWLLAGLLQCPVNLIDCLKIDGRYRVMLQPFTDAVRWKRSERDAVIQGWAQRYADHLAGRCLQAPQQWFNFYPFWNDHDNTAA from the coding sequence ATGGATCGCTCCCGCCACTGGGCCGGCCAGCGCGAGCGTGGCAGCTTCGCCCTGATGAAGCTCACCGCCCTGGCCGCCCGTCACCTGGGCCGCCGGGCGCTGAGTCCGCTGCTGTACCTGATCGTTGCCTACTTCTTCCTGTTCGGCGCCAAGGCTCGGCGCAGCATCCATCAATACCAGCACAACCTGGCGAGCTGGAGCGCGCGCGCCGAGCTGCGCCCGACCCGTCGCTCGGTATTCGCCCAGTTCATGGCCTTCGCCGACAGCCTGCTCGACAAGCTCGACGTGTGGAGCGCACGCCTCAAGCTGAGCGACGTCGAGCTGGTCGACCCCCATGGCCTGCATGACCAGATGAGTGGCAACCGCGGGCAGCTGCTGGTCGGCGCCCACCTGGGCAACCTCGAGGTGTGCCGCGCCCTGGCCGAGCTGAGCGCCGAAGTGCGCATGAACGTGCTGGTGCACACCCGCCACGCCGAGCAGTTCAACCGCCTGCTCAAGGAAAGCGGTGCGAGCAACCTGCGGCTGATCCAGGTCAGCGAGCTAGACCCTGCGGTGATGATGCGCCTGGCCGAGCACCTGGAGCGCGGCGAGTGGCTGGCGATCGCCGGCGACCGTGTGCCGCTGCATGGCGAGCGCACCGTCGAGGTGAATTTCCTCGGCCACTCGGCGCCCCTGCCGCAAGGCCCCTGGCTACTGGCCGGGCTGCTGCAGTGCCCGGTCAACCTGATCGACTGCCTGAAGATCGACGGCCGCTATCGGGTCATGCTGCAACCCTTCACCGACGCCGTGCGCTGGAAGCGCAGCGAGCGCGATGCGGTGATCCAGGGTTGGGCGCAACGCTATGCCGATCACCTCGCCGGACGCTGCCTGCAAGCCCCGCAGCAGTGGTTCAACTTCTATCCGTTCTGGAACGACCATGACAACACAGCAGCCTGA
- a CDS encoding glycosyltransferase family 2 protein — protein sequence MSGLQHRPCALIPVYNHEGPLPGVVASLQALGLPCLLVDDASSPACAAVIDSLAGEADTHLLRLAENQGKGGAVMAGLREAQRLGFTHALQVDADGQHDLQAVRGFLDESRVHPEAIVCGYPQYDASVPKGRLYARYLTHVWVWINSLSLEIRDSMCGFRVYPLAASVALIDSASLGKRMDFDSEILVRLSWRGQPMRWLPTRVHYPEDGVSHFRLWQDNVLISKMHARLFFGMLCRAPWLLYRRWR from the coding sequence ATGAGCGGCTTGCAGCACCGCCCCTGCGCGCTGATCCCGGTGTACAACCACGAAGGGCCGCTACCCGGCGTGGTCGCCAGCCTGCAGGCCCTGGGCCTGCCGTGCCTGCTGGTCGACGACGCCTCCAGCCCGGCATGCGCCGCGGTGATAGACAGCCTGGCTGGCGAGGCCGACACCCACCTGCTGCGCCTGGCCGAGAACCAGGGCAAGGGCGGCGCGGTGATGGCCGGCCTGCGTGAAGCCCAGCGCCTGGGTTTCACCCACGCCCTGCAGGTGGACGCCGACGGCCAGCACGACCTGCAGGCGGTGCGCGGCTTTCTCGACGAATCCCGCGTCCATCCCGAGGCCATCGTCTGCGGCTATCCGCAGTACGACGCCAGCGTGCCCAAGGGTCGCCTGTACGCGCGCTACCTGACCCATGTATGGGTGTGGATCAACAGCCTGTCGCTCGAGATCCGCGACTCCATGTGCGGCTTCCGGGTCTACCCGCTGGCCGCCAGCGTGGCGTTGATCGACTCGGCGAGTCTCGGCAAACGCATGGACTTCGACTCGGAAATCCTCGTGCGTCTTTCCTGGCGCGGGCAGCCGATGCGCTGGCTGCCGACCCGCGTGCACTACCCCGAAGACGGCGTCTCGCACTTTCGCCTCTGGCAGGACAACGTGCTGATCTCGAAAATGCACGCCCGGCTGTTCTTCGGCATGCTCTGCCGCGCGCCGTGGCTCTTGTACCGGCGGTGGCGCTGA
- a CDS encoding acyl-CoA synthetase family protein — MSWLNLEDLLLAPDASRQVTPELDHAEFCQRALSLAAHWQAAGVQRVALHLQDAAELAIALLAAWQADIQVLLPADAQPQTRQRLGAQVDLWVEQLDDSITTPPLTAKRLDRERCRLTLCTSGSSGEPKLIDKRLGQLANEVQALEALWGERLGDALIIGSVAAQHIYGLLFRVLWPLCAGRVFLPKAQPFPEDLQLASLPHPSFAWITSPALLKRMGDNLDWVALSRVRQVFSSGGALPADAAASVHERLGQWPTEIYGSSETGGIGWRQGGQHWQPFAGVQLAVNEEGALRLSSSYLPAGHWEQMADAVQIDADGRFTLGARLDRIVKLEEKRISLPLLEQALAQHAWVNEARLGVLQQGRAFLGALVALSPEGLHTLRNQGRRHLTEGLRQHLAGHCEAIALPRRWRLLPHLPYSSQGKLGQAQVNELLAAARPTRVEPASAREEGGEWYLELDVPLDLAHFSGHFPGTPVLPGVVQIDWAQQLARELINDLPPLFGGMEVLKFQQLVRPGDRLQLTLRFDAERSKLYFTFRSGEANCSSGRILLKAAP; from the coding sequence ATGAGCTGGCTGAACCTCGAAGACCTGCTGCTGGCCCCTGATGCCAGCCGCCAGGTGACGCCCGAGCTCGACCATGCCGAGTTCTGCCAACGAGCCCTGAGCCTGGCCGCCCACTGGCAGGCAGCCGGTGTGCAGCGCGTCGCCCTGCACCTGCAGGACGCCGCCGAGCTGGCCATCGCCCTGCTCGCCGCCTGGCAGGCGGACATCCAGGTGCTGCTGCCCGCCGATGCCCAGCCGCAGACCCGCCAGCGCCTGGGCGCCCAGGTCGACCTGTGGGTCGAGCAGCTCGACGATTCGATCACCACCCCACCACTGACCGCCAAGCGGCTGGACCGCGAGCGCTGCCGCCTGACCCTGTGCACCTCGGGCTCCAGCGGCGAGCCCAAGCTGATCGACAAGCGCCTCGGCCAGTTGGCCAACGAAGTACAGGCGCTGGAAGCGCTGTGGGGCGAGCGCCTCGGCGATGCGCTGATCATCGGCAGCGTGGCCGCGCAACACATCTACGGCCTGCTGTTCCGCGTGCTCTGGCCGTTGTGCGCCGGCCGCGTGTTCCTGCCCAAGGCCCAGCCGTTTCCCGAAGACCTGCAGCTGGCCAGCCTGCCGCACCCGAGCTTTGCCTGGATCACCAGCCCGGCGCTGCTCAAGCGCATGGGCGACAACCTCGACTGGGTGGCCCTGAGCCGCGTGCGTCAGGTGTTCTCCTCCGGCGGCGCCCTGCCGGCCGACGCCGCCGCCTCGGTGCACGAGCGCCTGGGCCAGTGGCCGACGGAAATCTACGGCAGCTCGGAAACCGGCGGCATCGGCTGGCGCCAGGGCGGTCAGCACTGGCAGCCGTTCGCCGGTGTGCAGCTCGCGGTCAACGAAGAAGGTGCCCTGCGCCTGAGCTCGTCCTACCTGCCGGCTGGGCACTGGGAACAGATGGCCGACGCCGTGCAGATCGACGCCGACGGCCGCTTCACCCTCGGCGCGCGCCTGGATCGCATCGTCAAACTGGAAGAAAAACGTATTTCCCTGCCCCTGCTCGAACAGGCCCTGGCCCAGCACGCCTGGGTCAACGAGGCGCGCCTGGGCGTGCTGCAACAGGGCCGCGCCTTTCTTGGCGCGCTGGTCGCATTGTCCCCGGAAGGCCTGCACACGCTACGTAACCAGGGTCGTCGGCACCTGACCGAAGGCCTGCGCCAGCACCTGGCCGGCCACTGCGAGGCCATCGCCCTGCCGCGCCGCTGGCGCCTGCTGCCGCACCTGCCGTACAGCAGCCAGGGCAAGCTGGGCCAGGCCCAGGTGAACGAGCTGCTGGCCGCCGCCCGCCCGACCCGGGTCGAGCCGGCCAGCGCCCGGGAAGAAGGCGGCGAATGGTACCTGGAACTGGACGTGCCCCTGGATCTGGCGCACTTCAGCGGCCACTTTCCCGGCACCCCGGTGCTGCCGGGCGTGGTGCAGATCGACTGGGCCCAGCAACTGGCTCGCGAGCTGATCAACGACCTGCCGCCGCTGTTCGGCGGCATGGAAGTGCTCAAGTTCCAGCAGCTGGTGCGCCCTGGCGACCGCCTGCAGCTGACCCTGCGTTTCGACGCCGAGCGCAGCAAGCTGTACTTCACCTTTCGCAGCGGCGAAGCCAACTGCTCGTCCGGGCGCATTCTGCTCAAGGCGGCGCCATGA
- a CDS encoding acyl carrier protein, giving the protein MQTREEIFATLRDALVELFELSPERISLDANLYEDLEIDSIDAVDLIDHIKRQTGKKIAAEAFKTVRTVGDVVEAVYQMVNADPA; this is encoded by the coding sequence ATGCAAACCCGTGAGGAAATCTTCGCCACCTTGCGCGACGCCCTGGTTGAGCTGTTCGAACTGAGCCCCGAGCGCATCAGCCTGGACGCCAACCTCTACGAAGACCTGGAAATCGACAGCATCGACGCCGTCGACCTGATCGACCACATCAAGCGCCAGACCGGCAAGAAGATTGCTGCCGAAGCGTTCAAGACGGTGCGCACCGTGGGCGACGTGGTCGAGGCGGTGTACCAGATGGTCAACGCGGACCCGGCATGA
- a CDS encoding phosphopantetheine-binding protein, with product MSALQLEIKNLIIDSLGLEDVTAQDIDDDLTLFGEGLGLDSVDALELGLAIQKRFGIKIDAEAKDTRTHFANVASLAAFVASRQAA from the coding sequence ATGAGCGCTCTACAGCTTGAGATCAAGAACCTGATCATCGACTCCCTGGGCCTCGAGGACGTCACCGCTCAGGACATCGACGACGACCTGACCCTGTTCGGCGAGGGCCTGGGCCTGGACTCGGTCGATGCCCTGGAGCTCGGCCTGGCGATCCAGAAACGGTTCGGCATCAAGATCGACGCCGAAGCCAAGGACACCCGCACCCATTTCGCCAACGTCGCCAGCCTCGCTGCCTTCGTTGCCAGCCGCCAGGCAGCCTGA
- a CDS encoding lysophospholipid acyltransferase family protein — MDLVTQKPVKRYSPPYWWRLIATAASFTLFGIGGVLLRILVFPVLSLLPGDAAAHQRRARRVVSLTFRTFVEFMYRSGVLTYEVEGAERLGRPGQMIIANHPSLIDVVVTIAFTRDTNCVVKQSLWNNPCMRGPIRSAGYISNSGSMDMLDEAAGALQQGQTLVIFPEGTRTTPGQAPEFHRGAAAIALRGARLITPVVISVSPTTLTKAEPWYRIPARRFHIRLRVGDDIDPARFAAMGAAPVASRKLNDHLHQHFIQELAKDERSTA, encoded by the coding sequence ATGGACCTGGTCACGCAAAAGCCTGTGAAACGCTACAGCCCGCCCTACTGGTGGCGGCTGATCGCCACGGCGGCCAGCTTCACGCTGTTCGGTATCGGCGGCGTGCTGCTGCGCATCCTGGTGTTCCCGGTGCTGTCGCTGTTGCCCGGCGACGCCGCCGCCCACCAGCGCCGCGCCCGGCGCGTGGTCAGCCTGACCTTTCGCACCTTCGTCGAATTCATGTACCGCAGCGGGGTGCTCACCTACGAAGTGGAAGGCGCCGAGCGCCTCGGTCGCCCTGGGCAGATGATCATAGCCAACCACCCCTCGCTGATCGACGTGGTGGTGACCATCGCCTTCACCCGCGATACCAACTGCGTGGTCAAACAGAGCCTGTGGAACAACCCCTGCATGCGCGGGCCGATCCGTTCGGCGGGCTACATCAGCAACAGCGGCAGCATGGACATGCTCGACGAGGCCGCCGGCGCGCTGCAGCAGGGCCAGACCCTGGTGATCTTCCCGGAAGGCACGCGCACCACGCCCGGCCAGGCGCCGGAATTTCACCGCGGCGCGGCGGCCATTGCCCTGCGCGGCGCGCGGCTGATCACCCCCGTGGTGATCAGCGTGTCGCCCACCACCCTGACCAAGGCCGAGCCCTGGTACCGCATTCCCGCGCGGCGCTTCCATATCCGCCTGCGCGTCGGCGACGACATCGACCCGGCTCGCTTCGCCGCCATGGGCGCGGCGCCGGTCGCGTCGCGCAAACTCAACGATCATCTGCATCAGCATTTCATACAGGAGCTCGCCAAAGATGAGCGCTCTACAGCTTGA
- a CDS encoding beta-ketoacyl synthase chain length factor — protein MHFRIDQWRAWAPGLDSTDDWLAWSKAPERLLDGGEQPDVGFLPALQRRRLSRLARMVFQVAWPLAEGHSALPLVFVSRHGETPRNLAILKELAVREPLSPTQFSLSVHNAIIGQWSIMRGDTSEMTALAGEADGLEMAMLEALTFLAEGAPAVLLVIGEDAQPLPYAPFIDDVPFPYALALLLTPGDDWSLALHHGQGPRAAWPHPLNLIQSLCLHSAALQHTWKERQWTWSRKSL, from the coding sequence ATGCATTTCAGGATCGATCAATGGCGTGCCTGGGCTCCCGGCCTGGACAGTACGGATGACTGGCTCGCCTGGAGCAAGGCACCCGAACGCCTGCTCGATGGCGGTGAGCAGCCGGATGTCGGTTTTCTCCCCGCCCTGCAGCGCCGCCGCCTGAGCCGCCTGGCGCGCATGGTGTTCCAGGTCGCCTGGCCATTGGCCGAAGGGCATTCGGCACTGCCTCTGGTGTTCGTTTCGCGGCATGGCGAGACCCCACGCAACCTGGCCATCCTCAAGGAACTTGCAGTAAGAGAACCGCTGTCGCCGACACAGTTCAGCCTTTCTGTGCACAATGCGATTATCGGCCAATGGTCGATCATGCGTGGCGATACCAGCGAGATGACCGCCCTGGCCGGCGAAGCCGACGGCCTGGAAATGGCCATGCTCGAAGCCCTGACCTTTCTCGCCGAGGGCGCGCCAGCCGTGCTGCTGGTGATCGGTGAGGACGCCCAGCCGCTGCCCTATGCGCCGTTCATCGACGATGTGCCGTTCCCCTATGCGCTGGCCCTGCTGCTGACGCCCGGCGATGACTGGAGCCTGGCCCTGCACCACGGGCAAGGCCCGCGAGCGGCATGGCCGCACCCGCTGAACCTGATCCAGAGCCTGTGCCTGCACAGCGCCGCCCTCCAACATACCTGGAAAGAGCGTCAATGGACCTGGTCACGCAAAAGCCTGTGA
- a CDS encoding ParA family protein, whose protein sequence is MRRVVFNQKGGVGKSSIACNLAAVSASQGYRTLLVDLDAQGNSSHYLTGLTGDDIPMGIADFFKQTLSSGPFAKKGKVDIYETPFDNLHVITATAELAELQPKLEQKHKINKLRKLLEELAEDYEQIYLDTPPALNFYTVSALIAADRVLIPFDCDTFSRNALYGLLREIEELKEDHNEDLQVEGIVVNQFQPRASLPQQLLDELVAEGLPVLPVNLMSSVKMRESHQACMPLIYLDPRHKLTQQYIELHDLLQRG, encoded by the coding sequence ATGAGGCGCGTGGTTTTCAATCAGAAAGGCGGGGTGGGCAAGTCGAGCATTGCCTGCAATCTGGCTGCGGTCAGTGCGTCGCAAGGGTACCGAACGCTGCTGGTCGATCTCGATGCCCAGGGCAACTCGTCTCACTACCTGACCGGGCTGACCGGCGACGACATCCCCATGGGTATCGCCGACTTCTTCAAGCAGACGCTGTCCAGCGGGCCGTTTGCCAAGAAGGGCAAGGTGGATATCTACGAAACGCCCTTCGACAACCTGCACGTGATCACCGCCACCGCCGAGTTGGCCGAACTGCAGCCCAAGCTGGAGCAGAAACACAAGATCAACAAGCTGCGCAAACTGCTCGAGGAGTTGGCCGAAGACTACGAACAGATCTACCTGGATACCCCGCCGGCGCTGAATTTCTACACGGTTTCCGCATTGATCGCCGCCGATCGCGTGCTGATTCCCTTCGACTGCGACACCTTCTCGCGCAATGCCCTGTACGGCCTGCTGCGCGAGATCGAGGAGCTGAAGGAAGACCACAACGAGGACCTGCAGGTCGAGGGTATCGTGGTCAACCAGTTCCAACCCCGCGCCTCGCTGCCTCAGCAGTTGCTCGACGAGCTGGTGGCCGAGGGCCTGCCGGTGCTGCCGGTCAACCTGATGAGTTCGGTGAAGATGCGCGAATCCCACCAGGCCTGCATGCCGCTGATCTACCTCGACCCGCGGCACAAGCTGACCCAGCAGTACATCGAACTGCACGATCTGTTGCAGCGCGGCTGA
- a CDS encoding universal stress protein gives MLKHILIAHNLRGTADLALHRATQLAQQHGARLSVLHVLDPAGSEQAHDQARQVLDNSISHAVHQGGILRCLQEQLRARGSDLLVLGSHGRGALSQALLGILAQHFLHKAPCDVFVVR, from the coding sequence ATGCTCAAGCACATTCTGATCGCCCACAACCTGCGCGGCACCGCCGACCTGGCGCTGCACCGGGCGACGCAATTGGCGCAGCAGCACGGCGCGCGCCTGAGCGTGCTGCACGTGCTCGACCCGGCCGGAAGCGAGCAGGCCCACGACCAGGCGCGGCAGGTGCTGGACAACAGCATCAGCCACGCCGTGCACCAAGGCGGCATCCTGCGCTGCCTGCAGGAGCAGCTCAGGGCCCGCGGCAGTGATCTGCTGGTGCTCGGCAGCCACGGTCGTGGCGCCCTGAGCCAGGCGCTGCTCGGCATCCTGGCCCAGCACTTCCTGCACAAGGCGCCGTGCGACGTGTTCGTGGTGCGCTAG
- the trxC gene encoding thioredoxin TrxC, giving the protein MSDSAIIPCPRCSSLNRLPRARLGEAPRCGHCKAEVLPGTPFELDQGNYARQLKGDLPLLVDVWAAWCGPCRSFAPTFAQAADELRTRCRLGKLDSEANQQLAAQLGIRSIPSLILFQGGREVARQSGALPLPQLLAWLNAQGV; this is encoded by the coding sequence ATGAGCGACTCAGCGATCATCCCCTGCCCCCGTTGCAGCAGCCTCAATCGCCTTCCCCGTGCACGCCTGGGCGAGGCGCCGCGCTGTGGCCATTGCAAGGCCGAGGTGCTGCCGGGTACGCCGTTCGAGCTCGACCAGGGCAACTACGCCCGCCAGCTCAAGGGCGACCTGCCGTTGCTGGTCGATGTATGGGCCGCCTGGTGCGGCCCGTGCCGCAGCTTCGCGCCGACCTTCGCCCAGGCGGCGGACGAACTGCGTACCCGCTGCCGGCTGGGCAAGCTGGACAGCGAGGCCAACCAGCAACTGGCCGCGCAACTGGGCATCCGCTCGATCCCCAGCCTGATCCTGTTTCAGGGCGGTCGGGAAGTCGCCCGCCAAAGCGGCGCGCTGCCGCTGCCACAGCTGCTCGCCTGGCTGAACGCCCAGGGCGTCTGA
- a CDS encoding alpha/beta hydrolase, with protein sequence MKAVKKAIRLGGLVMAVIALTFFALRIYDAHNKPDLGPWHTFVPRELSADELDAASWQDYLLAEQALFAALPGKVYQRLDDAERVPDNRYFADSPLNASRFEWDWNRSYVLEPEGKPKGAAVMLHGLTDSPYSLRHITRLYRDAGFVVVGLRLPGHGTTPGALTSVTWQQWLAATRMAVREAQRLIEPGEELQLVGYSAGGGLALKYALDALGNGEMARPTRLTLISPMIGVAGYARFAGLAGLPAVFPAFAKAAWLDVLPEYNPFKYNSFALNAARQSYLFTSALQEQIAVLAGRNALGELAPVLTFQSLVDYTVSTPAVVEGLYRHLPANGSELVLFDLNRFVDFGPLLGAHAKSPHDLLPAAPRRYRTTLIGNLSPATLDAAARSTEAGATEEQLMPIGLAFPREVFSLSHVALPFPLSDSLYGLQPDEPEDYGVHLGALSVRGERGVLLVSMEALQRVTSNPFYPYMIERMREHGRLRAY encoded by the coding sequence ATGAAGGCGGTGAAAAAAGCGATTCGCCTGGGCGGCCTGGTGATGGCGGTGATCGCGCTGACCTTTTTCGCCCTGCGCATCTACGACGCCCATAACAAGCCGGATCTCGGCCCCTGGCACACCTTCGTGCCCCGGGAACTGAGCGCCGACGAACTCGACGCCGCCAGTTGGCAGGACTACCTGCTGGCCGAACAGGCGCTGTTCGCGGCGCTGCCCGGCAAGGTCTACCAACGCCTGGACGATGCCGAGCGGGTGCCGGACAACCGCTATTTCGCCGACAGCCCGCTCAACGCCTCGCGCTTCGAATGGGACTGGAACCGCTCCTACGTGCTGGAGCCCGAGGGCAAGCCGAAGGGCGCCGCGGTGATGCTGCACGGCCTGACCGATTCGCCCTACAGCCTGCGGCATATCACCAGGCTGTATCGCGATGCCGGCTTCGTGGTGGTCGGCCTGCGCCTGCCTGGGCATGGCACCACGCCTGGCGCGCTGACCAGCGTGACCTGGCAGCAGTGGCTGGCCGCTACCCGTATGGCGGTGCGCGAGGCTCAGCGGCTGATCGAGCCGGGTGAGGAGCTGCAATTGGTCGGCTATTCCGCTGGTGGCGGCCTGGCGCTCAAGTACGCCCTCGATGCCCTGGGCAACGGGGAGATGGCGCGCCCCACGCGCCTGACCCTGATTTCGCCGATGATCGGTGTGGCCGGCTACGCCCGTTTCGCCGGATTGGCCGGGTTGCCGGCGGTGTTCCCGGCGTTCGCCAAGGCCGCCTGGCTGGACGTGCTGCCCGAGTACAACCCGTTCAAGTACAACTCCTTCGCCCTCAATGCGGCGCGCCAGTCCTACCTGTTCACCAGCGCCCTGCAGGAGCAGATCGCCGTGCTGGCTGGGCGCAATGCCCTGGGGGAGCTGGCCCCGGTGCTGACCTTCCAGTCGTTGGTCGATTACACGGTGAGCACCCCGGCCGTGGTCGAGGGCCTGTACCGCCACCTGCCGGCCAACGGCAGCGAGCTGGTGCTGTTCGACCTCAACCGTTTCGTCGACTTCGGGCCTCTGCTTGGTGCCCACGCCAAGTCGCCGCATGACCTGCTACCCGCCGCGCCGCGCCGTTACCGCACCACGCTGATCGGCAACCTATCACCCGCAACCCTGGACGCCGCCGCGCGCTCTACCGAAGCCGGCGCCACCGAGGAGCAGCTCATGCCCATCGGGCTGGCCTTCCCCCGGGAAGTCTTCTCGCTGTCCCACGTCGCCCTGCCATTTCCGCTGAGCGATTCGCTGTACGGGCTGCAGCCTGATGAACCGGAGGATTACGGCGTGCACCTCGGCGCGCTGTCGGTGCGTGGCGAGCGCGGTGTGCTGCTGGTGAGCATGGAGGCGCTGCAGCGGGTGACCTCGAACCCGTTCTATCCCTACATGATCGAGCGGATGCGTGAGCATGGGCGATTGCGGGCGTATTAG